One Williamsia phyllosphaerae DNA segment encodes these proteins:
- the trpD gene encoding anthranilate phosphoribosyltransferase, with the protein MDATWPNILGTLVDGRDLSADDARWVMNEIMSDNATAAQIAAFGVAMKMKGPVAAELNGLAASMLGHAVRVHLDQHAVDIVGTGGDRSNTVNISTMSSVVVAATGVPVIKHGNRSASSRSGGADVLEELGVAIGLGAQDVARSVAQAGIGFCFAPVYHPALRFAGAPRKEIGIPTVFNVLGPLTNPAQPRSGLVGCAFADLAPVIADAFAERGNSVLVVRGDDGLDELTMTTTSSIWLAHGGTVRAMSFDPTRVGLSLCAPGALTGGDAVFNARVARETFAGATGPVRDAVLLNAAGAIVAYDLAGDTPVELDPGAFDDDLYARFTAAIARVSEAIDSGAATEVLDRWVRITG; encoded by the coding sequence ATGGACGCGACCTGGCCGAACATCCTGGGCACCCTCGTCGACGGGCGGGATCTCTCGGCCGACGACGCCCGGTGGGTGATGAACGAGATCATGTCCGACAACGCGACCGCCGCGCAGATCGCCGCCTTCGGGGTCGCGATGAAGATGAAGGGCCCGGTCGCCGCTGAACTCAACGGTCTCGCCGCGTCGATGTTGGGGCACGCGGTGCGCGTGCACCTCGATCAACACGCCGTGGACATCGTCGGTACCGGCGGGGACCGGTCCAACACCGTCAACATCTCCACGATGAGTTCGGTCGTCGTCGCCGCGACCGGCGTGCCGGTCATCAAACACGGCAACCGGTCCGCGTCGTCACGCAGCGGTGGCGCCGACGTGCTCGAAGAACTGGGCGTCGCCATCGGGCTGGGCGCGCAGGACGTGGCGCGGTCGGTGGCGCAGGCGGGCATCGGTTTCTGCTTCGCGCCGGTCTATCACCCGGCACTGCGCTTCGCCGGTGCGCCGCGCAAGGAGATCGGTATCCCGACGGTGTTCAACGTCCTCGGTCCGCTGACGAACCCGGCGCAGCCGCGCAGTGGGCTCGTCGGCTGTGCGTTCGCCGACCTCGCGCCGGTGATCGCCGATGCGTTCGCCGAGCGAGGCAACTCGGTTCTCGTCGTCCGCGGTGACGACGGTCTCGACGAGCTGACCATGACCACGACGTCGTCGATCTGGCTCGCCCACGGGGGCACCGTGCGAGCGATGTCGTTCGACCCCACCCGCGTCGGGTTGTCGCTGTGCGCGCCGGGCGCTCTGACCGGCGGTGACGCGGTCTTCAACGCACGCGTGGCCCGGGAGACCTTCGCGGGCGCCACCGGTCCGGTGCGAGACGCGGTGCTGCTCAACGCGGCCGGCGCGATCGTCGCCTACGACCTCGCCGGCGATACGCCCGTCGAACTCGACCCGGGTGCGTTCGACGACGACCTCTACGCGCGGTTCACCGCGGCGATCGCCCGCGTGTCCGAGGCGATCGACTCCGGTGCCGCGACCGAGGTCCTGGACCGCTGGGTGCGCATCACGGGCTGA
- the asnB gene encoding asparagine synthase (glutamine-hydrolyzing), whose amino-acid sequence MCGLLGLLTSDSSAASARDLVAAASHCMRHRGPDEPGGTWSDADVAFGFNRLAFIDIEHSHQPLRWGPPESPDRYAMVFNGEIYNYLELRAQLSADEGAVFRTEGDGEAIVAAFHHWGADSVSRLRGMFAFAIWDTEKRSLFLARDPFGIKPMFIATGPGGTVFGSEKKSLLELLGRVGLGERLDDRAIEHYTVLQYVPEPETLHTDITRLESGTHATLTPGSPPRTHRYFTPQFESRPFRVGGEQARYDEIAEALSDSVAKHMRADVTVGSFLSGGIDSTAIAALAIRHNPDLITFTTGFEREGYSEVDVAAESAAAIGARHVVKVVGPAEFAASIPEIVWYLDDPVADPALVPLYFVAKEARKHVKVVLSGEGADELFGGYTIYKEPLSLKPFDRLPAGLRSAAGRLSDRIPEGTRGKSLLHRGSMPLEERYYGNARSFDDARLRSVLRSYRPEWTHTDVTADIYATTRGWDPVARMQHIDLFTWLRGDILVKADKITMANSLELRVPFLDPEVFEVARLLPTDQKISHGTTKYALRRALEQIVPAHVLHRKKLGFPVPLRHWLAGTELYDWARETVTASQTDHIFNRAAVFGMLDEHRAGTVDNSRRLWTILVFMVWHAIFVEKTLTPDISDHTYPVKL is encoded by the coding sequence GTGTGTGGTCTGCTGGGCCTGCTGACAAGTGATTCATCGGCTGCGTCGGCCCGTGATCTGGTCGCCGCCGCGTCGCATTGCATGCGTCACCGGGGTCCGGACGAGCCGGGCGGCACCTGGAGCGACGCCGATGTCGCGTTCGGGTTCAACCGGTTGGCGTTCATCGACATCGAGCACTCGCACCAGCCGTTGCGCTGGGGGCCGCCGGAGTCGCCCGACCGCTACGCCATGGTCTTCAACGGCGAGATCTACAACTACCTCGAGCTGCGAGCCCAGCTCAGCGCCGACGAGGGCGCGGTCTTCCGCACCGAGGGTGACGGCGAGGCCATCGTGGCGGCGTTCCACCACTGGGGCGCCGACTCGGTCTCACGTCTTCGCGGCATGTTCGCCTTCGCCATCTGGGACACCGAGAAGCGCAGCCTGTTCCTCGCCCGCGACCCCTTCGGCATCAAGCCGATGTTCATCGCGACCGGTCCGGGCGGCACCGTGTTCGGCAGCGAGAAGAAGAGCCTGCTGGAGCTGCTCGGCCGCGTCGGACTCGGCGAGCGTCTCGACGACCGCGCCATCGAGCACTACACGGTCCTGCAGTACGTCCCCGAGCCCGAGACGCTGCACACCGACATCACGCGTCTAGAGTCCGGCACGCACGCGACCCTGACGCCCGGGTCACCCCCGCGGACCCACCGCTACTTCACCCCGCAGTTCGAGAGCAGGCCCTTCCGGGTCGGTGGCGAGCAGGCCCGCTACGACGAGATCGCCGAGGCACTCTCGGATTCGGTCGCCAAGCACATGCGCGCCGACGTCACCGTCGGATCGTTCCTGTCCGGCGGCATCGACTCGACGGCCATCGCGGCCCTGGCCATCCGCCACAACCCCGACCTGATCACCTTCACCACCGGGTTCGAGCGAGAGGGTTACTCCGAGGTCGACGTCGCGGCCGAGTCGGCCGCGGCCATCGGCGCGCGCCACGTCGTGAAGGTCGTCGGGCCGGCCGAGTTCGCCGCGTCCATCCCCGAGATCGTCTGGTACCTCGACGATCCGGTCGCCGATCCGGCCCTGGTGCCGCTGTACTTCGTGGCCAAGGAGGCCCGCAAGCACGTCAAGGTGGTGCTGTCCGGCGAGGGCGCCGACGAGTTGTTCGGCGGTTACACGATCTACAAGGAACCGTTGTCGCTCAAGCCCTTCGATCGGCTGCCCGCCGGTCTGCGGTCCGCCGCGGGCAGGCTGTCCGACCGGATCCCGGAGGGCACCCGCGGCAAGAGCCTCCTGCATCGCGGGTCCATGCCGCTCGAGGAGCGGTACTACGGCAACGCACGCAGCTTCGACGACGCGCGGCTGCGGTCGGTACTGCGCAGCTATCGGCCGGAATGGACGCACACCGACGTCACCGCCGACATCTACGCGACCACCCGCGGCTGGGATCCCGTCGCGCGGATGCAGCACATCGATCTGTTCACCTGGCTGCGTGGCGACATCCTCGTGAAGGCCGACAAGATCACGATGGCCAACTCACTGGAACTGCGTGTGCCGTTCCTCGACCCCGAGGTGTTCGAGGTCGCACGCCTCCTGCCGACCGATCAGAAGATCTCGCACGGAACCACCAAGTACGCGCTGCGCAGGGCGCTCGAACAGATCGTCCCCGCGCACGTGCTGCACCGCAAGAAGCTCGGTTTCCCGGTGCCACTGCGACATTGGCTCGCCGGCACCGAGTTGTACGACTGGGCACGCGAGACCGTGACGGCCTCGCAGACCGATCACATCTTCAACCGCGCGGCGGTCTTCGGCATGCTCGACGAACACCGTGCGGGCACCGTCGACAACAGTCGGCGGCTCTGGACGATCCTGGTGTTCATGGTGTGGCACGCGATCTTCGTCGAGAAGACCCTCACGCCCGACATCTCCGATCACACCTACCCGGTCAAGCTCTAG
- a CDS encoding GNAT family N-acetyltransferase, which produces MTRAGARAPALSRVHTADLSSAQRNEIRAMLVAAFEQDFSDDDWDHALGGLHVICRIGDTVVGHAAVVQRQVHVGARVHRIGYVEAVAVSADAQRQGIGGLLMASVEEIVVAAYDFGALAASSAGLALYRGRGWQTWAGSLLVAGPDGSAMTPDDAGAVMVFGEAIESGSVDLRASLTADTRRGDPW; this is translated from the coding sequence ATGACAAGGGCAGGTGCGCGAGCACCTGCCCTTTCTCGTGTCCACACCGCGGACCTCTCGTCCGCGCAGCGCAACGAGATCCGGGCCATGCTCGTGGCCGCGTTCGAACAGGACTTCTCCGACGACGACTGGGATCACGCCCTCGGCGGCCTGCACGTCATCTGCCGCATCGGTGACACCGTCGTCGGTCACGCGGCCGTTGTGCAGCGACAGGTCCATGTGGGCGCTCGCGTACACCGCATCGGGTACGTCGAGGCCGTCGCGGTGTCCGCGGACGCACAGCGCCAGGGGATCGGCGGTCTGCTGATGGCCTCCGTCGAGGAGATCGTCGTCGCGGCCTACGATTTCGGCGCCCTGGCGGCCAGCTCGGCGGGACTGGCGCTCTACCGCGGACGTGGCTGGCAGACATGGGCCGGGTCGCTGCTGGTGGCAGGACCGGACGGGTCCGCCATGACACCCGACGACGCCGGGGCGGTGATGGTCTTCGGTGAGGCCATCGAGTCCGGCAGCGTCGATCTCAGGGCGTCTCTGACGGCTGATACGCGCCGCGGGGATCCCTGGTGA
- the ctaC gene encoding aa3-type cytochrome oxidase subunit II has product MTRASALLGLGLGALLMSGCSASEAMRFGWPEGVTPEAEEMRHLWTWSVIAALLMGVIVWALTFWTISFHRRKGTGKLSQEDEFPRQTAYNVPLELTYTAIPFVIIAVLFYFTIIVQNSVETKKADPAVVVDVTAFQWNWKFGYRTVDMGDGSKYNGFERNGSPYEIQRAELNEEGEEKPLPANGRDDDIRNYLKFDRIETVGTSDEIPVLVLPVGERIEFEQASADVIHSFWVPEFLFKRDVMPFPKQNHTDNRWQVSSIDKTGAFVGRCAEMCGTYHSMMNFEVRAVTKEKFDSYITYRASNPNATNAQALQSICETPVSVTTHPFDTRRDNDASSAPKTNGDTSNTSLPGCTVGALQ; this is encoded by the coding sequence CTGACACGGGCCTCGGCACTGCTCGGTCTCGGGCTCGGTGCGCTCCTGATGTCGGGGTGTAGCGCCTCGGAGGCAATGCGTTTCGGCTGGCCCGAGGGCGTCACGCCCGAGGCCGAGGAGATGCGGCATCTGTGGACGTGGTCGGTGATCGCGGCGCTCCTGATGGGCGTGATCGTCTGGGCCCTGACGTTCTGGACCATCTCGTTCCACCGCCGCAAGGGCACCGGCAAGCTCAGCCAGGAGGACGAGTTCCCCCGGCAGACGGCCTACAACGTGCCGCTGGAACTGACCTACACGGCGATCCCGTTCGTGATCATCGCGGTGCTGTTCTACTTCACGATCATCGTGCAGAACAGCGTCGAGACGAAGAAAGCCGATCCGGCCGTCGTGGTGGATGTCACCGCTTTCCAGTGGAACTGGAAGTTCGGTTACCGCACCGTCGACATGGGCGACGGGTCGAAGTACAACGGTTTCGAGCGCAACGGCAGCCCGTATGAGATCCAGCGTGCGGAGCTCAACGAAGAGGGCGAAGAGAAGCCCTTGCCGGCGAACGGTCGCGACGACGACATCCGCAACTACCTGAAGTTCGACCGCATCGAGACCGTCGGCACGTCCGACGAGATCCCGGTCCTGGTCCTGCCGGTGGGAGAGCGCATCGAGTTCGAACAGGCCTCCGCCGACGTCATCCACTCGTTCTGGGTGCCGGAGTTCCTGTTCAAGCGCGACGTGATGCCGTTCCCGAAGCAGAACCACACCGACAACCGGTGGCAGGTCAGCTCGATCGACAAGACCGGCGCCTTCGTCGGACGGTGTGCGGAGATGTGTGGCACGTACCACTCGATGATGAACTTCGAGGTGCGCGCGGTGACCAAGGAGAAGTTCGACTCCTACATCACCTACCGCGCGTCGAACCCCAACGCGACGAACGCTCAGGCGCTGCAGAGCATCTGTGAGACCCCGGTCTCGGTCACGACGCATCCGTTCGACACGCGTCGCGACAACGACGCCAGTTCAGCCCCGAAGACCAACGGCGACACCAGCAACACCTCGTTGCCCGGCTGCACGGTAGGAGCCCTCCAGTGA
- a CDS encoding cytochrome c oxidase subunit 4, which yields MKIEARLFEILTIFFFGAAILYGVCTGLSSKNVEWVGLTGIVMTGGLTLIIGTYFRFVARRVDIRPEDYEEAEIEDGAGELGFFSPGSWWPILIAGGAALLAVAMAMSQFWLVAVGAVAIVSAVAGLVFEYHVGAEKH from the coding sequence GTGAAGATCGAAGCCCGGCTCTTCGAGATCCTGACGATCTTCTTCTTCGGTGCCGCGATCCTGTACGGGGTCTGCACCGGACTGTCGAGCAAGAACGTGGAGTGGGTCGGTCTGACCGGCATCGTGATGACCGGCGGACTGACGCTGATCATCGGTACGTACTTCCGCTTCGTCGCACGTCGCGTCGACATCCGCCCCGAGGACTACGAAGAGGCGGAGATCGAGGACGGCGCAGGCGAACTGGGCTTCTTCAGCCCGGGTAGCTGGTGGCCCATCCTGATCGCCGGTGGCGCGGCACTGCTCGCCGTCGCCATGGCGATGAGCCAGTTCTGGCTGGTGGCCGTGGGCGCGGTGGCGATCGTCTCCGCCGTGGCCGGCCTCGTGTTCGAGTACCACGTCGGCGCCGAGAAGCACTGA
- the qcrA gene encoding cytochrome bc1 complex Rieske iron-sulfur subunit, translated as MTPDKAEGTKNPPSFTRDELDKMSNDDLVKLGTNLDGVEIIYRRDRFAEPGTKAEKRAERSVAFWFALAGILAVACFVIFLFNHWEFVLPDGKNYFLYTLNTPLLGITFGGSILAVGIGLVQFTKKFIPEEISVQDRHDGGSNDLDKATTVALLNNAGATSTIARRKLIIGSAAFGVGAFALTGVVALLGGIIKNPWAQGKDSVLWHTGWSPIYNDPKSPNETVFIRRDTGDPSQVVLVRPEDLDAGAMETVFPWRVSDGFGETEESREKLHAGLRLVRNPVMLIRLRPTDTAKVIKRKGQESFNYGDYFAYTKVCSHLGCPTSLYEQQTNRILCPCHQSQFNALEYGKPIFGPAARALAQLPITVNNQGYMVAAGDYIEPVGPAFWERGQGKDKP; from the coding sequence ATGACCCCCGACAAGGCCGAGGGCACGAAGAACCCGCCGTCGTTCACCCGTGACGAGCTCGACAAGATGTCCAACGACGACCTGGTCAAGCTCGGTACGAACCTCGACGGTGTCGAGATCATCTACCGCCGCGACCGGTTCGCCGAGCCCGGCACCAAGGCCGAGAAGCGCGCCGAGCGTTCGGTCGCCTTCTGGTTCGCCCTCGCCGGCATCCTGGCCGTCGCGTGCTTCGTGATCTTCCTGTTCAACCACTGGGAGTTCGTCCTGCCGGACGGCAAGAACTACTTCCTCTACACGCTGAACACACCGCTGTTGGGCATCACCTTCGGTGGATCGATCCTCGCCGTCGGCATCGGCCTGGTGCAGTTCACGAAGAAGTTCATCCCCGAGGAGATCTCGGTCCAGGACCGCCACGACGGCGGCTCCAACGACCTCGACAAGGCCACCACCGTGGCCCTGCTGAACAACGCCGGCGCCACCTCGACCATCGCGCGTCGCAAGCTGATCATCGGTTCGGCCGCCTTCGGTGTCGGGGCGTTTGCCCTCACCGGTGTGGTCGCTCTGCTCGGCGGCATCATCAAGAACCCGTGGGCCCAGGGCAAGGACTCCGTCCTGTGGCACACCGGCTGGTCGCCGATCTACAACGACCCGAAGTCGCCCAACGAGACGGTCTTCATCCGTCGCGACACCGGCGACCCGAGCCAGGTCGTCCTGGTCCGGCCCGAGGATCTCGACGCCGGCGCGATGGAGACGGTGTTCCCGTGGCGCGTGTCCGACGGCTTCGGCGAGACCGAGGAGTCGCGCGAGAAGCTCCACGCCGGTCTGCGGCTGGTCCGTAACCCGGTCATGTTGATCCGTCTGCGTCCGACCGACACCGCCAAGGTGATCAAGCGCAAGGGCCAGGAGAGTTTCAACTACGGCGACTACTTCGCCTACACGAAGGTCTGCTCGCACCTCGGGTGCCCGACCTCGCTCTACGAGCAGCAGACGAACCGCATTCTCTGCCCGTGCCACCAGAGTCAGTTCAACGCTCTGGAGTACGGCAAGCCGATCTTCGGACCGGCGGCACGCGCACTGGCGCAGTTGCCGATTACGGTGAACAATCAGGGATACATGGTTGCAGCAGGTGACTACATCGAGCCCGTCGGCCCCGCCTTCTGGGAGCGCGGCCAAGGTAAGGACAAGCCATGA
- the qcrC gene encoding cytochrome bc1 complex diheme cytochrome c subunit, translating to MSSSPPPVQADDSADRPAVDTARTDPKRAKSRRKLRRRATGALLLLAGLLVAGGLATVITPSPQVATADAQTNAALIQDGKKLYETSCITCHGRNLDGVQDRGPSLVGVGDASVYFQVSSGRMPAVRGEAQAARKPPKFTEAQTDQLGAYVQSVGGGPSVVYEHNTDGTVKMEDGYPVKAQGELRGSDIGRGSELFRLNCASCHNFTGRGGALSSGKYAPTLDPANEQQIYTAMLTGPQNMPKFSDRQLTENEKKDIIGYVKYASETKPQGGYALGGFGPVSEGMAMWVVGVIAVVAAAMWIGSRS from the coding sequence ATGAGTTCTTCTCCCCCGCCCGTGCAGGCGGACGACTCGGCCGACCGGCCCGCTGTCGACACCGCGCGGACCGATCCCAAGCGGGCGAAATCCCGTCGCAAGCTCCGCAGGCGCGCCACCGGTGCCCTGCTCCTGCTCGCGGGCCTGCTCGTCGCGGGAGGACTCGCGACCGTCATCACGCCGTCGCCGCAGGTGGCCACGGCCGATGCGCAGACCAACGCCGCCCTGATCCAGGACGGCAAGAAGCTCTACGAGACGTCCTGCATCACCTGCCACGGTCGCAACCTCGACGGTGTCCAGGACCGCGGTCCCTCGCTGGTCGGTGTCGGTGACGCGTCGGTGTACTTCCAGGTCTCATCGGGCCGCATGCCCGCCGTCCGCGGCGAGGCCCAGGCCGCCCGCAAGCCACCGAAGTTCACCGAGGCACAGACCGATCAGCTCGGCGCCTACGTGCAGTCCGTCGGTGGCGGCCCCTCGGTGGTCTACGAACACAACACCGACGGCACCGTGAAGATGGAGGACGGCTACCCCGTCAAGGCACAGGGTGAGCTGCGCGGATCCGACATCGGACGCGGCAGCGAACTGTTCCGTCTGAACTGCGCCTCCTGCCACAACTTCACCGGTCGCGGCGGAGCGCTGTCCTCGGGCAAGTACGCGCCCACCCTGGACCCGGCCAACGAGCAGCAGATCTACACGGCCATGCTCACCGGCCCGCAGAACATGCCCAAGTTCTCCGATCGGCAGCTGACCGAGAACGAGAAGAAGGACATCATCGGCTACGTCAAGTACGCCAGTGAGACCAAGCCGCAGGGCGGCTACGCACTCGGCGGCTTCGGACCGGTGTCCGAGGGCATGGCCATGTGGGTTGTCGGAGTCATCGCGGTTGTCGCCGCAGCGATGTGGATTGGATCGCGATCATGA
- the ctaE gene encoding aa3-type cytochrome oxidase subunit III, whose product MTSAAGTSGTAITSRVHSLNRPNMVSVGTIVWLSSELMFFAGLFAMYFVARANSGGNWPPEPTELNLFLAIPVTAVLILSSVTCQLGVFAAERGDVFGLRRWYILTFVMGAFFVAGQGYEYYHLVHEGTTLSSSAYGSVFYMATGFHGLHVIGGLVAFIFLLVRTKLSKFTPAQATAAIVVSYYWHFVDIVWVGLFATIYFIR is encoded by the coding sequence GTGACTAGCGCTGCAGGTACCTCGGGCACAGCCATCACCTCGAGGGTGCACTCTCTGAACCGTCCCAACATGGTCAGTGTCGGCACCATCGTCTGGCTGTCCAGTGAGCTCATGTTCTTTGCGGGATTGTTCGCGATGTACTTCGTGGCACGAGCGAACTCCGGGGGTAACTGGCCCCCGGAGCCGACGGAGTTGAATCTCTTCCTCGCCATCCCGGTGACGGCGGTCCTGATCCTCTCGTCGGTGACCTGCCAGCTCGGCGTCTTCGCCGCCGAGCGCGGCGACGTCTTCGGCCTGCGCCGCTGGTACATCCTCACCTTCGTCATGGGGGCGTTCTTCGTCGCCGGACAGGGCTACGAGTACTACCACCTGGTGCACGAGGGCACGACGCTCTCCTCGAGCGCGTACGGCTCGGTGTTCTACATGGCGACCGGCTTCCACGGCCTGCACGTCATCGGCGGTCTCGTCGCGTTCATCTTCCTGCTGGTGCGAACCAAGCTCAGCAAGTTCACCCCCGCCCAGGCCACCGCGGCGATCGTGGTGTCGTACTACTGGCACTTCGTCGACATCGTGTGGGTCGGCCTGTTCGCCACCATCTACTTCATCCGGTGA
- the qcrB gene encoding cytochrome bc1 complex cytochrome b subunit translates to MSAIADRAAVQAEGVDSRYHLAAGMRRQINKVFPTHWSFLLGEIALYSFVILLISGVYLTLFFDPSMAEVTYHGSYQPLNGVEMSKAYATALDISFDVRGGLFVRQIHHWAALLFAASIIVHMARIFFTGAFRRPREANWVIGCLLLLLAMFEGFFGYSLPDDLLSGTGVRAAMSGIVMGIPVVGTWVHWALFGGDFPGEIIIPRLYILHVLLFPGIILALIGAHLALVWYQKHTQFPGPGRTEKNVVGVRILPVFAVKSGAFFAVTFGILAIMSGVFQINPIWVLGPYNPAHVSAGSQPDIYMMWTDGLARLMPAWEIYFGNSYTIPAIFWVVAIIGVIITAMIAYPWIEKRLTGDDAHHNLLQRPRDVPVRTAIGSMALAFYAVLTLSCMNDIIALKFHISLNATTWMGRIGLIILPPLAYYIAYRWALALQRSDRAVLEHGIETGIMKRLPQGEYVEVHQPLGPVDDHGHPIPLPYQGAALPKRMNKLGSAGSPGTGSLMVADSPEEQKRNVELEREAHAQEHEAISNLQAKGGKMLE, encoded by the coding sequence ATGAGTGCTATCGCGGATCGCGCAGCGGTCCAAGCAGAGGGAGTCGACTCCCGCTACCACCTGGCCGCAGGCATGCGACGCCAGATCAACAAGGTCTTCCCGACGCACTGGTCGTTCCTGCTCGGTGAGATCGCTCTCTACAGCTTCGTGATCCTGCTCATCTCGGGTGTGTATCTGACGCTGTTCTTCGATCCGTCGATGGCAGAGGTCACCTACCACGGCTCGTACCAGCCGCTCAACGGCGTGGAGATGAGCAAGGCCTACGCAACGGCGCTCGACATCTCGTTCGACGTCCGCGGCGGTCTGTTCGTCCGTCAGATCCACCACTGGGCCGCGCTGCTGTTCGCCGCGTCGATCATCGTGCACATGGCGCGCATCTTCTTCACCGGTGCGTTCCGTCGTCCGCGTGAGGCCAACTGGGTCATCGGCTGCCTGCTCCTGCTGCTGGCGATGTTCGAGGGCTTCTTCGGATACTCGCTCCCCGACGACCTGCTCTCCGGTACCGGCGTCCGCGCCGCGATGTCGGGCATCGTCATGGGCATCCCGGTCGTCGGCACCTGGGTCCACTGGGCCCTGTTCGGTGGCGACTTCCCCGGCGAGATCATCATCCCGCGGCTCTACATCCTGCACGTGCTGCTGTTCCCCGGGATCATCCTCGCGCTGATCGGCGCCCACCTGGCGCTGGTCTGGTACCAGAAGCACACGCAGTTCCCCGGCCCCGGCCGCACCGAGAAGAACGTCGTGGGTGTCCGCATCCTCCCGGTCTTCGCCGTGAAGTCCGGCGCGTTCTTCGCCGTGACCTTCGGCATCCTCGCGATCATGTCCGGCGTGTTCCAGATCAACCCGATCTGGGTGCTCGGTCCGTACAACCCCGCGCACGTCTCGGCCGGATCCCAGCCCGACATCTACATGATGTGGACCGACGGCCTGGCCCGACTGATGCCGGCGTGGGAGATCTACTTCGGCAACTCGTACACGATCCCCGCGATCTTCTGGGTCGTCGCCATCATCGGTGTGATCATCACCGCGATGATCGCCTACCCGTGGATCGAGAAGCGGCTCACCGGTGACGACGCGCATCACAACCTGCTGCAGCGTCCGCGCGACGTCCCGGTCCGTACGGCGATCGGCTCGATGGCCCTGGCCTTCTACGCGGTCCTGACGCTGTCGTGCATGAACGACATCATCGCGCTGAAGTTCCACATCTCGCTCAACGCGACGACGTGGATGGGACGCATCGGACTGATCATCCTGCCGCCGCTGGCGTACTACATCGCCTACCGCTGGGCACTCGCACTGCAGCGCAGTGACCGTGCGGTCCTCGAGCACGGCATCGAGACCGGCATCATGAAGCGTCTCCCGCAGGGCGAGTACGTCGAGGTCCACCAGCCGCTCGGCCCGGTGGACGATCACGGACACCCGATCCCGCTCCCGTACCAGGGTGCGGCGCTCCCCAAGCGCATGAACAAGCTGGGGTCGGCCGGTTCGCCCGGCACCGGGTCGCTCATGGTCGCCGATTCACCCGAAGAGCAGAAGCGCAACGTGGAGCTCGAACGCGAAGCCCACGCCCAGGAGCACGAGGCCATCTCGAACCTCCAGGCAAAGGGCGGCAAGATGCTCGAGTAG
- a CDS encoding carbohydrate kinase family protein yields MAIAICGSIATDHLMRFKGKFSEQLLAEHLNHISLSFLVEELVIRRGGVAANISYGMGVLGASPLLVGAVGTDFDEYRTWLESNGVDCSGVRVSRTAHSARFMCTTDDDMAQLASFYVGAMAEARQISLSDLSDEVGQPELVLIGADDPEAMVRHSQACRNLGIPFAADPSQQLALLDGEQIRTLIEGAKYLFTNEYEWGLLQQKTGLSAEEVASKVELRVTTLGANGAEIIDRDGNRVHVPVVPETKKVDPTGVGDGFRAGFLVGNAAGLSHERSAQLGSLVAVLVLETVAPQDWTWDRESALARISDAYGADAAAEIGAVVA; encoded by the coding sequence GTGGCAATCGCCATTTGCGGATCGATCGCGACCGACCACCTGATGCGGTTCAAGGGCAAGTTCTCCGAGCAGTTGCTCGCCGAACACCTCAATCACATCTCCTTGAGCTTCCTCGTGGAGGAGCTCGTCATCCGGCGCGGCGGCGTCGCGGCGAACATCTCCTACGGGATGGGCGTCCTGGGCGCATCGCCGCTGCTCGTCGGCGCCGTGGGCACCGACTTCGACGAGTACCGCACGTGGCTCGAGAGCAACGGTGTCGACTGCAGCGGTGTCCGCGTGTCGCGGACCGCGCACTCGGCCCGCTTCATGTGCACCACCGACGACGACATGGCGCAGCTCGCCAGCTTCTACGTCGGCGCGATGGCCGAGGCCCGGCAGATCTCCCTCTCGGACCTGTCCGACGAGGTGGGCCAGCCCGAGCTCGTGCTGATCGGCGCGGACGACCCCGAGGCGATGGTCCGCCACAGCCAGGCGTGCCGCAATCTCGGCATCCCCTTCGCCGCCGACCCGTCTCAGCAGCTCGCACTGCTCGACGGTGAGCAGATCCGCACCCTCATCGAGGGCGCGAAGTACCTGTTCACCAACGAGTACGAGTGGGGCCTGCTGCAGCAGAAGACCGGACTGAGCGCCGAAGAGGTCGCCTCGAAGGTCGAACTGCGGGTGACCACCCTGGGCGCCAACGGTGCCGAGATCATCGACCGAGACGGCAACCGCGTGCACGTCCCGGTGGTGCCGGAGACCAAGAAGGTCGACCCGACCGGTGTCGGTGACGGCTTCCGGGCCGGGTTCCTGGTCGGCAACGCCGCCGGACTGAGCCACGAGCGCAGCGCACAGCTCGGCTCGCTGGTCGCCGTCCTCGTCCTCGAGACCGTCGCCCCGCAGGACTGGACCTGGGACCGTGAGTCCGCGCTCGCGCGCATCTCCGACGCCTACGGTGCCGACGCCGCAGCCGAGATCGGTGCCGTCGTCGCCTGA